One window of the Halobacillus litoralis genome contains the following:
- a CDS encoding carbohydrate ABC transporter permease, with the protein MKQFKNRHPYMFIAPAVILLSLFSLIPILIAFVISFTDMNLKGLADWSSVTFIGLENYIALFSDSTFIKSIFNTIFYVLIGVPLVIICSLSIALLLNYGTSKLFTTFRAVYYMPSITNIIAVAVIWGYLYNTEYGLFNYLLSLLSVENVPWLEEPTIAKLSLILLAVWKGIGINMIIFLAALQGIPKSYYEAAEMDGANRLQVLFNVTLPLLRYATFFVTVTTLIGWMQFFEEPFVMTDGGPLDGTISIALFIYKEGFQFSEFGYAAAGSFVLFAMIILVTVLQFKFRKSDTEY; encoded by the coding sequence ATGAAGCAGTTCAAAAACAGACACCCTTATATGTTCATAGCGCCAGCTGTCATTTTGTTATCATTATTCAGTTTAATTCCTATTCTGATCGCGTTTGTCATTAGTTTTACGGATATGAACTTGAAGGGCCTTGCTGATTGGTCTTCCGTGACATTCATAGGATTAGAGAATTATATCGCCCTTTTTTCGGATTCTACTTTCATTAAATCGATTTTCAATACGATCTTTTATGTCTTGATCGGTGTTCCGTTGGTCATTATTTGTTCATTATCCATCGCTTTACTATTGAATTATGGAACAAGCAAACTCTTCACGACGTTCCGTGCAGTGTATTACATGCCATCGATAACGAACATTATCGCGGTTGCTGTCATTTGGGGTTACTTATATAACACAGAATACGGTCTTTTCAACTACTTGCTATCACTTCTTTCTGTTGAAAATGTTCCTTGGCTGGAAGAGCCGACGATCGCTAAGCTTTCATTGATTTTACTAGCTGTCTGGAAAGGAATCGGTATCAATATGATAATCTTCCTTGCTGCTTTGCAAGGAATCCCGAAATCGTATTATGAAGCAGCTGAAATGGATGGAGCGAACAGGTTGCAGGTGCTCTTTAATGTGACTTTACCATTATTGCGATACGCCACGTTCTTTGTGACCGTAACTACATTGATCGGCTGGATGCAATTCTTCGAAGAGCCTTTCGTCATGACAGATGGCGGACCATTGGATGGAACGATATCCATTGCGCTATTCATTTATAAAGAAGGCTTCCAGTTCAGCGAATTCGGTTACGCAGCTGCAGGATCATTTGTACTGTTCGCTATGATCATCCTTGTCACTGTTCTCCAATTCAAATTCAGAAAATCAGATACGGAGTATTAA
- a CDS encoding carbohydrate ABC transporter permease yields the protein MAVATKKNKWEQALVIFIMVAGGVLVSIPFLWMISSSFKPESEVLSIPPTIIPDNPTIENYINLFTNMNFAVYLKNTLIIVLFSFLGLLFNAMAGYGFAKYEFKGREKVFYIVLATMMIPGQVTMIPVYLLLNAMGLTNTMTGIVLPGLAVAFSIFLFRQFMTTVPDDLIEAARLDGAGEFYIFFRLVMPIAKPIFAVQGILTFIAGWNSFLWPLIIANDESLYTLSVGLSLLQGQYANNFALQMAGAAFMVVPIIIIFSFFQKYIVEGFTMSGIK from the coding sequence ATGGCAGTAGCGACTAAGAAAAATAAATGGGAGCAGGCGCTTGTCATCTTCATCATGGTTGCCGGAGGCGTACTCGTGTCCATTCCATTCCTATGGATGATCTCCAGTTCTTTCAAGCCGGAGAGTGAAGTTTTGTCGATCCCGCCGACGATAATCCCGGATAACCCCACGATTGAAAACTACATCAATTTGTTTACGAATATGAACTTTGCAGTGTATTTGAAAAATACGCTGATCATCGTCTTATTTTCTTTTCTGGGGCTGTTATTCAATGCGATGGCGGGCTACGGTTTCGCTAAATATGAATTCAAAGGAAGAGAAAAAGTCTTCTATATCGTGTTAGCCACGATGATGATTCCTGGTCAGGTGACGATGATTCCAGTCTATCTTTTGTTGAATGCTATGGGACTGACGAATACGATGACCGGAATTGTACTGCCTGGATTAGCTGTAGCCTTCAGTATCTTTTTGTTCCGGCAGTTCATGACCACAGTCCCTGACGACTTGATTGAAGCGGCGCGACTTGATGGTGCAGGTGAATTTTATATTTTTTTCCGGCTCGTCATGCCCATTGCAAAACCGATTTTTGCCGTGCAGGGAATTTTGACTTTCATTGCTGGATGGAACAGTTTCCTGTGGCCATTGATCATTGCTAATGATGAAAGCTTGTACACTTTATCTGTTGGGCTTTCCTTATTGCAAGGACAGTATGCCAATAATTTCGCTCTTCAAATGGCAGGTGCAGCATTCATGGTCGTCCCGATCATCATCATATTTTCCTTTTTTCAAAAATACATTGTCGAAGGGTTCACAATGTCTGGAATCAAATAA